In the Clostridia bacterium genome, CGCCGGGGTACGCCGGGCTATATCAGCTCAATGTGGCAATACCGGCCGGAACGCCGGCGGGACCCACCGGCCTGCGCATCCGCGTCGGTGAAGCTGTAAGCGAACCCGCGACTCTATTTGTCGGCCGCGGTCCGGAGTGAATGTGCCCCGTTTTTGGGCCCCACCGCCGCCCGGCCATGCCGTCCCCGGTTACTTCGGCAGCATGGAACCGTGCGACGCCACGATTTGCCACCGGCCACACGGTGGACGCATGTGTTCGTGAACCACAAGTCCTTCCGCTGATATCCTTTCCCTTGTACGTGCCCTTATCGTTGCTGCTGTAGGTAACGACCGCCGTGTTGCCGTAGACCTGCACCTTCGCGCCGTCGAGCGATGTCCCGTCGGGCCCTGTAAACACATACGTGTCGGCCAAGTAGCGTTCGCTTGCGGTAGCGTCGCCCTTCAAAAGCGCGTTCAACAACTCGCGCTCAATGCGCATCACGGCCTGCTCTGTGCCGGCCGAAGGCCGTTCCTTCGATTTCGCGAAGCCCGAATAGCACAGCGCGCTCAAGACCCCAGCCAATACAAGCTCGCTATCGGCTTCATGGTTGGCTGAAATCTCCCGATCAGATTCTGCAGGTTGGATTCGGCTTCTGTGCTTCGAAGACGCTCTTGAACGCGATTGAACT is a window encoding:
- a CDS encoding nuclear transport factor 2 family protein, which translates into the protein MAGVLSALCYSGFAKSKERPSAGTEQAVMRIERELLNALLKGDATASERYLADTYVFTGPDGTSLDGAKVQVYGNTAVVTYSSNDKGTYKGKDISGRTCGSRTHASTVWPVANRGVARFHAAEVTGDGMAGRRWGPKTGHIHSGPRPTNRVAGSLTASPTRMRRPVGPAGVPAGIATLS